A window of the Salvelinus alpinus chromosome 25, SLU_Salpinus.1, whole genome shotgun sequence genome harbors these coding sequences:
- the timm9 gene encoding mitochondrial import inner membrane translocase subunit Tim9, whose amino-acid sequence MAIQVTEADQVKQFKEFLGTYNKLTENCFMDCVKDFTTREVKSEESTCSESCLQKYLKMTQRISMRFQEYHIQQNEALAQKAGLMGPR is encoded by the exons ATGGCTATCCAGGTAACAGAAGCGGACCAGGTTAAACAG TTTAAAGAATTTCTTGGCACCTACAACAAACTCACCGAGAACTGCTTCATGGACTGTGTGAAGGATTTTACCACAAGAGAAGTAAAGTCAGAGGAG TCCACCTGCTCGGAGAGCTGCCTGCAGAAGTACCTAAAGATGACCCAGCGCATCTCCATGCGCTTCCAGGAGTACCACATCCAGCAGAACGAAGCCCTGGCTCAGAAAGCAGGCTTAATGGGACCACGGTAG
- the arid4a gene encoding AT-rich interactive domain-containing protein 4A isoform X1, with the protein MKAANEPAYLTVGTEVSAKYRGAFCEAKIKTVKRMVKVKVMVKGDTTSQVVQDDQVKGPLRVGSTVEVKSAEGICSEATINKLTDASWYTVVFDDGDEKTLRRTSLCLKGERHFAESETLDQLPLTNPEHFGTPVIGKKGNRGGRRSSQAHADDDKESSSSEGDNEDRRRLNDDLMGKVASVQTGTERTSWYLALVISPSCNDDLTVKKDQCLVRSFADSKFHTVARKEIHEVNMDSISNPEFSPRKGLDEAVHFLKTKVVPDSWKMDMSEILESSSSDEEDTEGKESDDDDDDDEEEEEEKEEEEEEGKEDANDEPEDEADPEERDHFLQQLYKFMEDRGTPINKPPVLGYKDLNLFKLFRLVYHQGGCDKIESGSVWKQIYIDLGIPVLNSAASYNVKTAYRKYLYGFEEYCRSACIVFRTIHHSEDLPASQSQTEEKAAQIPEVKECQGPTPSVKTESAAAMEDKPAQEEAESGSESDKDVSSPRGRRRCTVTPVKAEVKEPSKLEKIKEKEEQSGVGETSGEETGGPRDGSRSDGGDTPGNRRSRRLEESDKESEDEEEELEDEEDSERRVGERGEDEDSEDSVTGTKVKVKYGRGKTQKIYEANIKKAENDDGGDVLYLVHYYGWNVRYDEWVKADRIIWPVDKGGTKKKQKKKVKNKEECEKEDDKQGKLCGLKRGRPLLRTTPASANRSVSKTPSSEGRSSSKSKSDVSALPNGEGTPRRRTRRTSGMYDSDRDSTSNEESGNSSEDSESEDSPEKKPAWAERTDPATARKQEEEEDRRVERGRAEAAAAAAAQVTAQDQPPSSPQEKEQQEDTLPEREPEKAEEQPQVPPMTPEPDRTKEGDPPTPKSPRSKAARRCNVREPERNTNNDTGSETPTKTTTIITTTTPNYTETESSPCPRPLNRQDEPMVVLHCLPAEHIPSIPDLPTMDSDTDSATEEEICREERGVAKRKATEQRTPDKKVRLDRREETTKMDSPARRPADSPARRPADSPEWRLEAGGQRGEERLTPAMGKTEPEAKTEMPALTPEVQCQGLGEGGVAGGRPRLEQLASGVEEEVMPQIGPEALVCHEVDLDDLDEKDKTLAEDLLMMMSQGKVHAPPPSNASSHQTHNNPPLSSGGVAPPLCSPTSAPSPDESHSTKSESDVPIEVDSVAGESQEGLGDNESANSNCFEASTSSSNSSMSLQERDTKDRGQKRLMDCHMSSSAKKQKRNQKRPSTTSKIDKNGAGHSSDSEDLAVMDTSSKMTPVQHSRSKGSQKLLSPNSKELEKYKHKDKQSSFPSPRTYKWTFQLNELDSMTSAERISFLQDKLQDIRKYYMSLKSEVASIDRRRKRLKKKEREVSHTTASTSSGSSDTGMSPSSASPTQNTVAVECR; encoded by the exons ATGAAG GCAGCAAACGAGCCTGCCTACCTGACCGTGGGGACGGAGGTCAGTGCCAAATACAGAGGTGCCTTCTGTGAGGCAAAAATCAAGACTGTTAAACGGATGGTGAAGGTTAAG gTGATGGTCAAAGGAGACACCACCTCGCAAGTTGTTCAAGATGATCAAGTGAAAGGACCGTTAAGG GTGGGCTCCACAGTGGAGGTGAAGAGTGCAGAGGGGATCTGCAGTGAGGCAACCATCAACAAACTCACAGACGCCAGTTGGTACACAGTGG TGTTTGACGATGGGGATGAGAAGACACTCCGCAGGACGTCACTGTGTCTGAAGGGAGAAAGACATTTTGCTGAGAGCGAG ACGTTGGACCAACTGCCCCTAACCAACCCAGAGCACTTTGGCACCCCCGTCATCGGGAAGAAGGGAAACCGCGGAGGGAGGAGGTCATCTCAGGCTCA TGCGGACGATGACAAGGAGTCGTCTTCCAGTGAAGGTGACAatgaggacaggaggaggctAAACGATGACCTGATGGGTAAAGTGGCCAGTGTTCAGACTGGGACAGAGCGGACATCCTGGTACCTGGCCCTG GTGATATCACCCAGCTGCAATGATGACTTGACAGTCAAGAAGGACCAATGTTTAGTCAGATCATTTGCAGACTCCAAATT tcaCACTGTGGCAAGAAAGGAGATCCATGAAGTGAACATGGACAGCATCTCTAACCCTGAGTTCTCACCGAGGAAAG GGTTGGATGAGGCAGTGCATTTCCTCAAGACCAAGGTAGTTCCTGACAGTTGGAAGATGGACATGAGTGAGATTTTAGAATCCTCCAGCAGTGACGAGGAGGACACAGAAGGAAAGGAGAGtgacgacgatgatgatgatgatgaggaggaggaggaggagaaggaggaggaggaggaggaggggaaggaagaTGCCAATGATGAG CCTGAGGATGAGGCAGACCCAGAGGAGAGGGATCACTTCCTGCAGCAGCTGTATAAGTTCATGGAGGATCGAG GGACGCCAATTAACAAGCCTCCTGTGCTCGGCTACAAGGATCTGAACCTCTTCAAGCTCTTCAGGCTAGTCTACCACCAGGGGGGCTGTGACAAA ATTGAAAGTGGATCTGTGTGGAAACAAATCTACATAGACCTTGGCATTCCCGTCCTAAACTCTGCTGCATCCTACAATGTGAAGACTGCCTATAGAAA GTACCTGTATGGCTTCGAGGAGTACTGTCGCTCAGCCTGCATCGTCTTCAGGACCATCCACCACAGCGAGGATCTGCCAGCTTCCCAGTCCCAGACAGAAGAGAAGGCTGCCCAGATCCCTGAGGTGAAGGAGTGCCAGGGCCCAACACCATCCGTCAAAACTGAGTCTGCTGCGGCCATGGAGGACAAGCCTGCCCAGGAGGAGGCAGAGTCGGGGAGCGAGAGCGACAAAGATGTCTCCTCTCCTAGG GGGAGGAGACGGTGCACTGTGACCCCGGTCAAAGCTGAGGTGAAGGAGCCCTCAAAGCTGGAGAAGATCAAAGAGAAGGAGGAGCAGAGTGGTGTGGGGGAGACCAGCGGAGAGGAGACTGGAGGTCCGAGAGACGGCAGCAGGTCAGATGGAGGGGACACCCCGGGGAACAGACGTAGCCGACGCCTGGAGGAGTCCGATAAAGAGtctgaggacgaggaggaggagttggaggaTGAGGAAGACAGCGAGAGGAGAGTCGGAGAAAG GGGTGAGGACGAAGACTCTGAAGACTCAGTAACAGGGACTAAGGTGAAGGTAAAGTACGGTCGAGGGAAGACCCAAAAGATCTACGAGGCAAACATCAAGAAGGCAGAGAACGATGATGGAGGAGATGTCCTCTACCTGGTTCACTACTACGGCTGGAACGTCAG GTATGATGAGTGGGTCAAAGCAGACCGGATAATCTGGCCTGTCGACAAGGGCGGAACaaaaaagaaacagaaaaagAAAGTGAAGAATAAAGAGGAATGCGAGAAGGAGGACGACAAGCAGGGGAAGCTGTGTGGCTTGAAGCGAGGTCGCCCTCTTCTTAGAACCACCCCCGCCAGCGCCAACCGCAGCGTCTCCAAGACCCCCAGCAGTGAGGGGCGctccagcagcaagagcaaaTCTGATGTATCAGCCCTGCCCAACGGAGAGG GTACCCCTCGCCGACGCACAAGAAGAACCTCTGGGATGTATGACTCGGACAGGGATTCTACCTCGAATG AAGAATCGGGGAACTCGTCAGAGGACAGTGAGTCAGAGGATTCTCCTGAGAAGAAGCCTGCGTGGGCGGAGAGGACAGACCCCGCCACGGCCCgtaagcaggaggaggaggaggaccggagggtggagagaggaagagcagaggCAGCGGCCGCCGCTGCAGCCCAGGTCACAGCCCAAGACCAGCCCCCCAGCAGCCCTCAAGAGAAGGAGCAGCAGGAGGACACGCTCCCTGAGAGGGAGCCGGAGAAAGCTGAGGAGCAGCCCCAGGTGCCCCCCATGACCCCTGAACCCGACAGAACCAAGGAGGGGGACCCCCCTACCCCGAAATCCCCCAGGTCTAAAGCAGCACGTAGATGTAACGTTCGCGAGCCAGAGAGGAACACCAACAATGACACTGGCTCTGAAACACCCACCaaaaccaccaccatcatcaccaccaccactcccaaCTACACTGAGACCGAGTCATCTCCCTGCCCGCGCCCCCTGAACAGGCAGGATGAGCCCATGGTGGTCCTTCATTGTCTCCCTGCTGAGCACATTCCTAGCATCCCCGACCTTCCCACCATGGACTCGGACACAGACTCGGCCACGGAGGAGGAGATCTGCAGGGAGGAGCGAGGTGTGGCCAAGCGTAAAGCCACTGAGCAGAGGACGCCGGACAAGAAGGTGCGTCTGGACAGGAGGGAAGAGACGACCAAGATGGACTCGCCAGCCAGGCGGCCCGCTGACTCGCCCGCCAGGCGGCCCGCTGACTCCCCAGAGTGGAGGCTGGAGGCAGGGGGACAGAGAGGCGAGGAGCGCCTGACGCCAGCAATGGGTAAAACAGAGCCCGAGGCTAAAACAGAGATGCCTGCCCTCACTCCGGAGGTGCAGTGTCAAGGTCTAGGAGAGGGAGGTGTAGCAGGAGGTCGACCCAGGTTGGAGCAGCTAGCCTCTGGGGTCGAGGAGGAGGTGATGCCCCAGATCGGCCCTGAGGCGCTGGTCTGTCACGAGGTGGATCTGGACGACCTGGATGAGAAGGACAAGACCTTAGCAGAAGACCTCCTAATGATGATGAGTCAAGGGAAGGTCCATGCTCCCCCTCCGTCCAATGCCTCCTCCCACCAGACCCACAACAACCCTCCTCTGTCCTCGGGGGGCGTTGCTCCTCCACTCTGCTCCCCCACCTCTGCCCCCAGCCCTGATGAGTCCCACAGCACCAAGAGTGAGAGCGACGTCCCCATCGAGGTGGACAGTGTAGCCGGGGAGTCTCAGGAGGGGCTTGGTGATAACGAGTCGGCCAACTCAAACTGCTTTGAAGCTAGCACCAGCTCCAGCAACTCCAGCATGTCACTACAGGAGAGGGACACCAAGGACAGAG GTCAGAAAAGGTTGATggactgccatatgagttcttCTGCAAAGAAGCAGAAGCGAAACCAGAAACGGCCAAGCACAACATCCAAAATTGATAAGAACGGAGCAG GGCACAGCAGTGACAGTGAGGACCTGGCTGTCATGGACACCTCTAGTAAGATGACTCCAGTGCAACACTCCAGGTCTAAAGGAAGCCAGAAGCTGCTCTCTCCCAACAGTAAGGAGCTAGAGAAATACAAGCACAAAGACAAGCagtcctccttcccctcccctcgCACTTACAAGTGGACCTTCCAGCTCA ATGAACTGGACAGCATGACAAGTGCTGAGAGGATATCCTTCTTACAAGACAAACTACAGGATATAAGGAAGTATTACATGTCACTCAAGTCTGAAGTGGCCTCCATAGACAGGAGGCGGAAGAGGTTAAAGAAGAAGGAAAGAGAAG TGTCCCACACCACAGCGTCAACGTCGTCCGGCTCGTCAGACACTGGGATGAGCCCCTCCTCTGCCTCGCCCACTCAGAACACTGTGGCTGTCGAGTGTAGGTGA
- the arid4a gene encoding AT-rich interactive domain-containing protein 4A isoform X2: MDMSEILESSSSDEEDTEGKESDDDDDDDEEEEEEKEEEEEEGKEDANDEPEDEADPEERDHFLQQLYKFMEDRGTPINKPPVLGYKDLNLFKLFRLVYHQGGCDKIESGSVWKQIYIDLGIPVLNSAASYNVKTAYRKYLYGFEEYCRSACIVFRTIHHSEDLPASQSQTEEKAAQIPEVKECQGPTPSVKTESAAAMEDKPAQEEAESGSESDKDVSSPRGRRRCTVTPVKAEVKEPSKLEKIKEKEEQSGVGETSGEETGGPRDGSRSDGGDTPGNRRSRRLEESDKESEDEEEELEDEEDSERRVGERGEDEDSEDSVTGTKVKVKYGRGKTQKIYEANIKKAENDDGGDVLYLVHYYGWNVRYDEWVKADRIIWPVDKGGTKKKQKKKVKNKEECEKEDDKQGKLCGLKRGRPLLRTTPASANRSVSKTPSSEGRSSSKSKSDVSALPNGEGTPRRRTRRTSGMYDSDRDSTSNEESGNSSEDSESEDSPEKKPAWAERTDPATARKQEEEEDRRVERGRAEAAAAAAAQVTAQDQPPSSPQEKEQQEDTLPEREPEKAEEQPQVPPMTPEPDRTKEGDPPTPKSPRSKAARRCNVREPERNTNNDTGSETPTKTTTIITTTTPNYTETESSPCPRPLNRQDEPMVVLHCLPAEHIPSIPDLPTMDSDTDSATEEEICREERGVAKRKATEQRTPDKKVRLDRREETTKMDSPARRPADSPARRPADSPEWRLEAGGQRGEERLTPAMGKTEPEAKTEMPALTPEVQCQGLGEGGVAGGRPRLEQLASGVEEEVMPQIGPEALVCHEVDLDDLDEKDKTLAEDLLMMMSQGKVHAPPPSNASSHQTHNNPPLSSGGVAPPLCSPTSAPSPDESHSTKSESDVPIEVDSVAGESQEGLGDNESANSNCFEASTSSSNSSMSLQERDTKDRGQKRLMDCHMSSSAKKQKRNQKRPSTTSKIDKNGAGHSSDSEDLAVMDTSSKMTPVQHSRSKGSQKLLSPNSKELEKYKHKDKQSSFPSPRTYKWTFQLNELDSMTSAERISFLQDKLQDIRKYYMSLKSEVASIDRRRKRLKKKEREVSHTTASTSSGSSDTGMSPSSASPTQNTVAVECR; the protein is encoded by the exons ATGGACATGAGTGAGATTTTAGAATCCTCCAGCAGTGACGAGGAGGACACAGAAGGAAAGGAGAGtgacgacgatgatgatgatgatgaggaggaggaggaggagaaggaggaggaggaggaggaggggaaggaagaTGCCAATGATGAG CCTGAGGATGAGGCAGACCCAGAGGAGAGGGATCACTTCCTGCAGCAGCTGTATAAGTTCATGGAGGATCGAG GGACGCCAATTAACAAGCCTCCTGTGCTCGGCTACAAGGATCTGAACCTCTTCAAGCTCTTCAGGCTAGTCTACCACCAGGGGGGCTGTGACAAA ATTGAAAGTGGATCTGTGTGGAAACAAATCTACATAGACCTTGGCATTCCCGTCCTAAACTCTGCTGCATCCTACAATGTGAAGACTGCCTATAGAAA GTACCTGTATGGCTTCGAGGAGTACTGTCGCTCAGCCTGCATCGTCTTCAGGACCATCCACCACAGCGAGGATCTGCCAGCTTCCCAGTCCCAGACAGAAGAGAAGGCTGCCCAGATCCCTGAGGTGAAGGAGTGCCAGGGCCCAACACCATCCGTCAAAACTGAGTCTGCTGCGGCCATGGAGGACAAGCCTGCCCAGGAGGAGGCAGAGTCGGGGAGCGAGAGCGACAAAGATGTCTCCTCTCCTAGG GGGAGGAGACGGTGCACTGTGACCCCGGTCAAAGCTGAGGTGAAGGAGCCCTCAAAGCTGGAGAAGATCAAAGAGAAGGAGGAGCAGAGTGGTGTGGGGGAGACCAGCGGAGAGGAGACTGGAGGTCCGAGAGACGGCAGCAGGTCAGATGGAGGGGACACCCCGGGGAACAGACGTAGCCGACGCCTGGAGGAGTCCGATAAAGAGtctgaggacgaggaggaggagttggaggaTGAGGAAGACAGCGAGAGGAGAGTCGGAGAAAG GGGTGAGGACGAAGACTCTGAAGACTCAGTAACAGGGACTAAGGTGAAGGTAAAGTACGGTCGAGGGAAGACCCAAAAGATCTACGAGGCAAACATCAAGAAGGCAGAGAACGATGATGGAGGAGATGTCCTCTACCTGGTTCACTACTACGGCTGGAACGTCAG GTATGATGAGTGGGTCAAAGCAGACCGGATAATCTGGCCTGTCGACAAGGGCGGAACaaaaaagaaacagaaaaagAAAGTGAAGAATAAAGAGGAATGCGAGAAGGAGGACGACAAGCAGGGGAAGCTGTGTGGCTTGAAGCGAGGTCGCCCTCTTCTTAGAACCACCCCCGCCAGCGCCAACCGCAGCGTCTCCAAGACCCCCAGCAGTGAGGGGCGctccagcagcaagagcaaaTCTGATGTATCAGCCCTGCCCAACGGAGAGG GTACCCCTCGCCGACGCACAAGAAGAACCTCTGGGATGTATGACTCGGACAGGGATTCTACCTCGAATG AAGAATCGGGGAACTCGTCAGAGGACAGTGAGTCAGAGGATTCTCCTGAGAAGAAGCCTGCGTGGGCGGAGAGGACAGACCCCGCCACGGCCCgtaagcaggaggaggaggaggaccggagggtggagagaggaagagcagaggCAGCGGCCGCCGCTGCAGCCCAGGTCACAGCCCAAGACCAGCCCCCCAGCAGCCCTCAAGAGAAGGAGCAGCAGGAGGACACGCTCCCTGAGAGGGAGCCGGAGAAAGCTGAGGAGCAGCCCCAGGTGCCCCCCATGACCCCTGAACCCGACAGAACCAAGGAGGGGGACCCCCCTACCCCGAAATCCCCCAGGTCTAAAGCAGCACGTAGATGTAACGTTCGCGAGCCAGAGAGGAACACCAACAATGACACTGGCTCTGAAACACCCACCaaaaccaccaccatcatcaccaccaccactcccaaCTACACTGAGACCGAGTCATCTCCCTGCCCGCGCCCCCTGAACAGGCAGGATGAGCCCATGGTGGTCCTTCATTGTCTCCCTGCTGAGCACATTCCTAGCATCCCCGACCTTCCCACCATGGACTCGGACACAGACTCGGCCACGGAGGAGGAGATCTGCAGGGAGGAGCGAGGTGTGGCCAAGCGTAAAGCCACTGAGCAGAGGACGCCGGACAAGAAGGTGCGTCTGGACAGGAGGGAAGAGACGACCAAGATGGACTCGCCAGCCAGGCGGCCCGCTGACTCGCCCGCCAGGCGGCCCGCTGACTCCCCAGAGTGGAGGCTGGAGGCAGGGGGACAGAGAGGCGAGGAGCGCCTGACGCCAGCAATGGGTAAAACAGAGCCCGAGGCTAAAACAGAGATGCCTGCCCTCACTCCGGAGGTGCAGTGTCAAGGTCTAGGAGAGGGAGGTGTAGCAGGAGGTCGACCCAGGTTGGAGCAGCTAGCCTCTGGGGTCGAGGAGGAGGTGATGCCCCAGATCGGCCCTGAGGCGCTGGTCTGTCACGAGGTGGATCTGGACGACCTGGATGAGAAGGACAAGACCTTAGCAGAAGACCTCCTAATGATGATGAGTCAAGGGAAGGTCCATGCTCCCCCTCCGTCCAATGCCTCCTCCCACCAGACCCACAACAACCCTCCTCTGTCCTCGGGGGGCGTTGCTCCTCCACTCTGCTCCCCCACCTCTGCCCCCAGCCCTGATGAGTCCCACAGCACCAAGAGTGAGAGCGACGTCCCCATCGAGGTGGACAGTGTAGCCGGGGAGTCTCAGGAGGGGCTTGGTGATAACGAGTCGGCCAACTCAAACTGCTTTGAAGCTAGCACCAGCTCCAGCAACTCCAGCATGTCACTACAGGAGAGGGACACCAAGGACAGAG GTCAGAAAAGGTTGATggactgccatatgagttcttCTGCAAAGAAGCAGAAGCGAAACCAGAAACGGCCAAGCACAACATCCAAAATTGATAAGAACGGAGCAG GGCACAGCAGTGACAGTGAGGACCTGGCTGTCATGGACACCTCTAGTAAGATGACTCCAGTGCAACACTCCAGGTCTAAAGGAAGCCAGAAGCTGCTCTCTCCCAACAGTAAGGAGCTAGAGAAATACAAGCACAAAGACAAGCagtcctccttcccctcccctcgCACTTACAAGTGGACCTTCCAGCTCA ATGAACTGGACAGCATGACAAGTGCTGAGAGGATATCCTTCTTACAAGACAAACTACAGGATATAAGGAAGTATTACATGTCACTCAAGTCTGAAGTGGCCTCCATAGACAGGAGGCGGAAGAGGTTAAAGAAGAAGGAAAGAGAAG TGTCCCACACCACAGCGTCAACGTCGTCCGGCTCGTCAGACACTGGGATGAGCCCCTCCTCTGCCTCGCCCACTCAGAACACTGTGGCTGTCGAGTGTAGGTGA